In Acidimicrobiales bacterium, a genomic segment contains:
- the trpS gene encoding tryptophan--tRNA ligase, giving the protein MARVLSGVQPSGDLHLGNYLGAFRNWVLDQHGHDALFCVVDLHAMTLDYDPALLAGRTLETATSLLAVGLDPAVCTLFVQSHVPEHPRLTWLLECTATFGELRRMTQFKDKGGEQEAVRAGLFTYPVLMAADILLYDADRVPVGEDQRQHLELTRDVAMRFNNRYGATFVVPEAALPTLGARVMDLQEPTRKMSKSVSSPLGTVLVLDSPEEIDRKVRKAVTDTETEVRYDPEAKPGVSNLLELLAASVGGDPAELATRYASYGQLKADVAGGLVEMLRPVRARYAELRSERGAVEALLVEGAAKARALAGPTLDRAMRAVGLLAPPGGFHA; this is encoded by the coding sequence ATGGCCAGGGTGCTGTCCGGGGTGCAACCGAGCGGCGACCTCCACCTGGGCAATTACCTGGGCGCCTTCCGCAACTGGGTCCTCGACCAGCACGGCCACGACGCCCTGTTCTGCGTGGTGGACCTGCACGCCATGACCCTCGACTACGACCCCGCCCTCCTGGCCGGGCGCACCCTCGAGACGGCCACCAGCCTGCTGGCCGTGGGCCTCGACCCGGCGGTGTGCACGCTGTTCGTGCAGAGCCACGTCCCCGAGCACCCCCGGCTGACGTGGCTGCTCGAGTGCACGGCGACCTTCGGGGAGCTGCGGCGGATGACGCAGTTCAAGGACAAGGGCGGCGAGCAGGAGGCCGTCCGGGCCGGGCTGTTCACCTACCCGGTGCTCATGGCGGCCGACATCCTGCTCTACGACGCCGACCGGGTCCCGGTGGGCGAGGACCAGCGCCAGCACCTGGAGCTCACCCGCGACGTGGCCATGCGCTTCAACAACCGCTACGGCGCCACCTTCGTGGTGCCCGAGGCGGCCCTGCCCACGCTGGGGGCGCGCGTCATGGACCTGCAGGAGCCCACCCGCAAGATGTCGAAGTCGGTGAGCTCGCCGCTCGGCACCGTCCTCGTCCTCGACTCGCCCGAGGAGATCGACCGCAAGGTGCGCAAGGCCGTCACCGACACCGAGACCGAGGTCCGCTACGACCCCGAGGCCAAGCCCGGGGTGTCCAACCTGCTCGAGCTGCTGGCGGCGTCGGTGGGCGGCGACCCCGCCGAGCTGGCGACGCGCTACGCCAGCTACGGGCAGTTGAAGGCCGACGTGGCCGGCGGGCTCGTGGAGATGCTGCGCCCGGTGCGCGCGCGCTACGCCGAGCTGCGCTCGGAGCGCGGTGCGGTGGAGGCACTGCTCGTCGAGGGGGCCGCCAAGGCCCGCGCCCTGGCCGGCCCGACGCTCGACCGTGCCATGCGCGCCGTCGGGCTGCTCGCACCCCCGGGCGGGTTCCACGCCTGA
- a CDS encoding site-2 protease family protein: protein MSNPWGAAAPGPPPPRRGLDPRTTIWIIAGIALAVVLVRSHKITTFEILFFCALVPSVILHEVSHGAMALVFGDDTAKRAHRLTLNPVHHIDPFGTVILPVLLLLSGHGALGYAKPVPVNVSRLRHPRNESVLVSLVGPAVNIVLAVICGLAYKSFVSAADRPLPLFDTGPIWVQLLFIGGYVNLILAAFNLIPLPPLDGSAVLERFLPRSLLPGYYRIRPFTMFIPLILIVLDPAAFNSFFQWVANHWADAVV from the coding sequence GTGAGCAACCCCTGGGGCGCGGCGGCACCGGGACCACCCCCGCCCCGACGGGGCCTCGACCCCCGCACCACCATCTGGATCATCGCCGGCATCGCCCTGGCCGTGGTGCTCGTGCGCTCGCACAAGATCACGACCTTCGAGATCCTGTTCTTCTGCGCCCTCGTCCCCTCGGTGATCCTGCACGAGGTGTCGCACGGCGCCATGGCGCTGGTATTCGGTGACGACACGGCCAAACGCGCCCACCGCTTGACGCTCAACCCGGTGCACCACATCGACCCGTTCGGGACCGTCATCCTGCCCGTCCTGCTCCTCCTGAGCGGCCACGGCGCCCTGGGGTACGCCAAGCCCGTACCCGTGAACGTGTCGCGCCTGCGCCATCCCCGCAACGAGAGCGTGCTCGTGTCGCTCGTGGGCCCGGCGGTGAACATCGTGCTCGCCGTGATCTGCGGCCTCGCCTACAAGAGCTTCGTCTCCGCCGCTGATCGTCCGCTGCCGCTCTTCGACACCGGGCCGATCTGGGTGCAGCTGCTGTTCATCGGCGGCTACGTCAACCTGATCCTGGCGGCGTTCAATCTCATCCCGCTGCCGCCGCTGGACGGCTCGGCGGTGCTGGAGCGCTTCCTGCCCAGGAGCCTGCTGCCCGGCTACTACCGGATCCGGCCCTTCACCATGTTCATCCCGCTGATCCTGATCGTGCTCGACCCGGCCGCGTTCAACAGCTTCTTCCAATGGGTCGCCAACCACTGGGCCGACGCCGTCGTCTGA